In one Arenibacter antarcticus genomic region, the following are encoded:
- a CDS encoding DUF3592 domain-containing protein: MEFFESLSQFQLAGIILQLVILPFIFMTLRRLWWAKQSHHWPKVNGIVVKGLDFPLSRVIAFLYTYKINGTTYQGDKPFFANSFKNCPKRKASNLMDTYTIGRQLKVFYNPSNPNISTLEPGRKDGVLGALALLALLFILGAISLYRPSLIVEIIDYFSNL, encoded by the coding sequence ATGGAGTTTTTTGAGTCACTTAGTCAGTTTCAACTAGCGGGAATAATTCTACAATTGGTAATATTACCCTTTATATTTATGACACTGCGGCGTTTATGGTGGGCAAAACAATCCCATCATTGGCCCAAAGTTAACGGAATAGTAGTAAAAGGCCTCGATTTTCCCCTTTCACGTGTAATCGCATTTTTATACACTTATAAAATTAATGGCACCACTTATCAAGGTGACAAACCTTTTTTTGCCAATTCATTTAAAAACTGTCCTAAAAGGAAAGCTTCGAATTTAATGGACACCTATACCATAGGAAGGCAATTAAAGGTTTTCTATAATCCATCAAACCCAAACATTTCCACCTTGGAACCAGGCAGAAAAGATGGAGTATTAGGCGCTTTGGCCCTATTGGCCTTACTTTTTATATTAGGAGCCATATCCCTTTATCGCCCTTCCCTAATAGTGGAAATCATAGATTACTTTTCTAACCTGTAA
- a CDS encoding YkgJ family cysteine cluster protein, which yields MRLTLKDTTKTRDSVFAYQCHACNKCCHGKGIQVNPYETMRLSSNLGIITTEFRLKYLNGQLLKHKQNSNACIFLGENGCTVHEDRPLVCRLYPLGRLRMADGEVSFTELTPHPNSAGEYGTNSTVDSYLSTQEVQPYLDAEQNYMKLIQQMAKSAMSKLPPKSKKAHNYDIATKLNYTEWILDPDPVIVKYCNWRNIEFPAKTEQQLILHIEALKAWADGEWDPFANA from the coding sequence ATGAGATTAACTTTAAAGGACACCACAAAAACCCGTGATTCTGTATTCGCTTACCAATGCCATGCTTGTAATAAGTGCTGTCACGGAAAAGGAATTCAAGTAAACCCTTATGAAACCATGCGTCTATCAAGCAATCTGGGAATAATAACTACGGAATTCAGACTCAAATACCTGAATGGACAATTGTTGAAACATAAACAAAATTCGAATGCTTGTATTTTTTTGGGCGAAAATGGTTGCACGGTTCATGAAGATCGACCACTAGTTTGCAGATTGTATCCATTAGGTAGATTACGGATGGCTGACGGTGAAGTATCTTTCACAGAACTTACACCTCATCCCAATTCAGCTGGTGAATACGGAACCAATTCCACTGTAGATAGTTATTTAAGCACTCAAGAGGTACAACCGTATCTGGATGCCGAACAAAACTATATGAAATTAATACAACAAATGGCTAAATCCGCCATGAGTAAATTACCACCAAAGTCAAAAAAGGCACATAACTATGACATAGCAACCAAACTTAATTATACCGAATGGATACTTGACCCCGACCCGGTTATAGTCAAGTATTGCAATTGGAGAAATATCGAATTTCCAGCAAAAACAGAGCAACAACTGATACTGCATATAGAAGCACTTAAAGCTTGGGCCGATGGGGAATGGGATCCTTTTGCAAATGCATAA
- a CDS encoding twin-arginine translocation signal domain-containing protein has protein sequence MKEKNNIGKENPKRRDFLANLTMAAAALTLNSAFGFPLETEQGKGKLFIKIDIAHGISEGRNGIHQFSGDDLEKLKSGKMESLTIKLDISNDQRTWKTLETSITDRNFMKQLTEIAKKA, from the coding sequence ATGAAAGAAAAAAATAACATAGGTAAAGAGAACCCCAAAAGAAGAGACTTTTTAGCAAACCTGACAATGGCTGCAGCTGCCTTGACCCTTAACAGTGCTTTTGGATTTCCTCTGGAAACTGAGCAGGGTAAAGGTAAATTATTTATTAAAATTGATATAGCCCATGGTATTTCCGAAGGCAGAAATGGTATTCATCAATTTTCGGGTGACGATTTGGAAAAATTGAAAAGTGGTAAAATGGAATCGCTAACCATAAAATTGGACATTAGTAATGACCAACGCACATGGAAAACATTGGAAACAAGCATTACAGACCGTAATTTCATGAAACAGCTTACGGAAATTGCCAAAAAAGCCTAG